In Hevea brasiliensis isolate MT/VB/25A 57/8 chromosome 13, ASM3005281v1, whole genome shotgun sequence, a single genomic region encodes these proteins:
- the LOC110636863 gene encoding transcription factor MYB29-like, with protein MGRTPCCNADGLKKGAWTADEDQKLIAYIQEHGEGGWRTLPQKAGLQRCGKSCRLRWANYLRPDIKRGEFSTEEEQKIIQLHASLGNRWSAIARHLPNRTDNEIKNYWNTHLKKRLAETGIDPVTHKPVGPSSTPTATAISSCSAAHMSPQSELAQPTLRPAASASTQAQLLNRLAAKLAPSKCLQAIKTSQNLVQVLSTEAEKDVVDVSISTPDMPKRPISSTSARLLNTMARRLTTPLHCLNTLKSILSGSSDDQSAGNKVIEPYHDFMHRSASASSLSEAASDMSRSNAISTHDFSPLMESFDLDMLKDWNGVSDGGVSSTSMGDTYSSCWESPVSPLNNFIKNNNAASTFSGSESIGEVNDALITARTYDREMTFGHTQYDYYFLDGFSNFCINGVSSCSEDSHEGKVFEDATYSWNNDPFIENYQLPDLDIF; from the exons ATGGGAAGGACTCCATGTTGCAATGCAGACGGTCTAAAGAAAGGTGCATGGACAGCTGATGAGGACCAAAAACTCATCGCATACATTCAAGAACACGGCGAAGGAGGCTGGCGAACCTTGCCTCAGAAAGCTG GTCTCCAGAGATGTGGAAAGAGCTGCAGACTGAGATGGGCTAATTATCTTAGGCCTGATATTAAGAGAGGAGAGTTCAGTACAGAAGAGGAGCAAAAGATCATTCAACTCCATGCTTCACTGGGGAACAG GTGGTCAGCTATAGCTAGGCATCTCCCAAACCGAACGGACAACGAGATCAAGAATTATTGGAACACACATCTCAAGAAACGATTAGCCGAGACGGGTATTGATCCCGTGACTCACAAGCCAGTTGGTCCCTCTTCCACCCCAACCGCTACCGCTATTAGCAGCTGTAGCGCTGCCCACATGTCTCCACAATCTGAACTTGCCCAACCTACTTTAAGGCCTGCAGCTTCGGCTTCAACTCAAGCCCAGCTGCTCAACAGACTAGCAGCTAAGCTGGCGCCATCAAAATGCCTCCAGGCAATAAAAACAAGCCAGAATCTTGTTCAGGTCTTGTCCACAGAAGCTGAAAAAGATGTTGTGGACGTTAGTATCAGCACCCCAGACATGCCAAAGAGGCCTATTTCTAGTACTTCTGCTCGACTGCTAAACACAATGGCCCGTAGACTTACGACGCCATTACACTGCCTTAACACGTTAAAATCTATCCTTTCGGGCTCTTCGGATGATCAATCTGCAGGTAATAAAGTTATTGAGCCTTATCATGACTTTATGCATCGTTCTGCATCTGCTTCAAGCCTTTCAGAGGCTGCCTCTGATATGTCAAGATCCAATGCCATATCCACCCATGATTTTTCACCGTTAATGGAGTCTTTTGATCTTGACATGCTTAAAGATTGGAACGGGGTGAGTGACGGCGGTGTTTCGAGCACTAGCATGGGTGACACCTATAGCAGCTGCTGGGAGTCTCCGGTGTCTCCCCTCAATAATTTTATCAAGAATAATAATGCAGCATCGACATTTTCTGGTAGTGAATCAATAGGTGAAGTTAACGATGCATTGATCACAGCGAGAACGTATGACAGAGAGATGACATTTGGACACACACAATACGATTATTATTTCCTGGATGGCTTCTCCAATTTTTGTATTAATGGCGTTTCTAGTTGCAGTGAAGATTCACATGAAGGCAAGGTTTTCGAAGATGCTACATATTCTTGGAATAACGACCCATTTATTGAGAATTATCAACTTCCGGATTTGGATATCTTTTGA